In a single window of the Delftia tsuruhatensis genome:
- a CDS encoding type I secretion C-terminal target domain-containing protein, with the protein MGPSNGAGNLADYLHFEVSGSDTVVHVSHTGGFAADAHAVGAGYTAAQETQQIILEGVNLQSLYSGATTDQQLITQLLNNNKLIVD; encoded by the coding sequence GTGGGGCCCTCCAATGGCGCAGGCAACCTGGCCGACTACCTGCACTTCGAGGTATCCGGCAGCGACACCGTGGTGCACGTCAGCCACACGGGAGGGTTCGCCGCGGATGCGCATGCGGTGGGTGCCGGCTACACCGCAGCGCAGGAGACGCAGCAGATCATCCTGGAGGGCGTCAACCTGCAATCGCTGTACTCCGGCGCCACGACGGACCAGCAGCTCATCACCCAGCTGCTGAACAACAACAAGCTGATCGTGGATTGA
- a CDS encoding ferritin-like domain-containing protein has translation MLPAPVEDAIVQLMTYMVENENAALLVPARFLGQLHPHYRELQAALAIQVADEARHIDVFTRRIRRHGREPALSTAGGQASLKSLLDETDFFPWRAFAVRARRRHLRAPAAIPADRGTRPLTRQICRLAARDEARHVALGMSHLLYRLQQEPGFQHQLAQAVEQRFDALAGTSGLNEEVFDALILIAAGTLTPPKPWAAAPPACSSSCATWPTGAFPSSCAWASSAGMPNGWHHCIRAISCRRSRWPEQPPAALNPRSACCCSAAG, from the coding sequence GTGCTGCCCGCACCCGTGGAAGATGCCATCGTCCAGCTCATGACCTACATGGTCGAGAACGAGAACGCCGCCCTGCTGGTGCCCGCGCGCTTCCTGGGGCAGTTGCACCCGCACTACCGCGAACTGCAGGCCGCGCTGGCCATCCAGGTGGCCGACGAGGCGCGCCACATCGACGTCTTCACGCGCCGCATCCGCCGCCATGGCCGCGAGCCCGCACTGTCCACGGCGGGCGGCCAGGCCTCGCTCAAGAGCCTGCTGGACGAGACGGATTTTTTTCCGTGGCGGGCTTTTGCTGTCCGTGCTCGGCGAAGGCACCTTCGTGCACCTGCTGCAATTCCTGCAGACCGAGGCACCCGACCCCTGACCCGCCAGATCTGCCGCCTGGCCGCGCGCGACGAGGCCCGCCACGTGGCCCTGGGCATGTCCCACCTGCTGTACCGCCTCCAGCAGGAACCGGGCTTCCAGCACCAGCTGGCCCAGGCCGTGGAGCAGCGCTTCGACGCCCTGGCCGGCACCTCGGGCCTGAACGAGGAAGTCTTCGACGCCCTCATCCTCATCGCGGCCGGCACCCTCACCCCCCCGAAGCCCTGGGCCGCGGCGCCGCCCGCGTGCAGCAGCTCATGCGCGACATGGCCGACGGGCGCTTTTCCAAGCTCCTGCGCCTGGGCTTCGAGCGCGGGCATGCCGAACGGCTGGCATCACTGCATACGCGCAATTTCATGTAGGCGAAGCAGGTGGCCGGAACAGCCGCCGGCCGCGCTCAATCCACGATCAGCTTGTTGTTGTTCAGCAGCTGGGTGA
- a CDS encoding phosphate/phosphite/phosphonate ABC transporter substrate-binding protein, giving the protein MTTTAPVIKLGAVAYAPKVITIWEGFKAYFIERGYYFDYVLYSNYESLTEALIAGDVHLAWNSPLAFVRADRMARARGQRVESIAMRDTDLDLHSLLVVPAGSPIQSVQDLRGKTVGFGAVDSPQATLIPLDHLRQEGLVAGRDYTARRFDVLGGKHGDHIGGERLAAAAMVAGEIQASWMVGKNYQAFAREGTLPAGGTRVLATSGAFDHCNMTAGPHIDAERAAAFRDILLAMSWDDAAVRPLLELEGLKVWHPGRGTGYGLLERAVTDEAFYDTEGRITVQDYRY; this is encoded by the coding sequence ATGACGACAACCGCCCCCGTGATCAAGCTCGGCGCTGTAGCCTACGCCCCCAAGGTCATCACCATCTGGGAAGGCTTCAAGGCCTACTTCATCGAGCGCGGCTACTACTTCGACTACGTGCTCTATTCCAACTACGAGTCGCTGACCGAGGCACTGATCGCAGGCGACGTGCACCTGGCCTGGAACTCGCCCCTGGCCTTCGTTCGCGCCGATCGCATGGCCCGCGCGCGCGGCCAGCGCGTGGAGTCCATCGCCATGCGCGACACCGACCTGGACTTGCATTCGCTGCTGGTCGTGCCCGCCGGCAGCCCCATCCAGAGCGTGCAGGACCTGCGCGGCAAGACCGTGGGATTCGGTGCGGTGGACTCGCCCCAGGCCACGCTGATCCCGCTGGACCACCTGCGCCAGGAGGGCCTGGTGGCCGGGCGCGACTACACGGCGCGCCGCTTCGACGTACTGGGCGGCAAGCATGGCGACCACATCGGCGGCGAGCGCCTGGCGGCCGCGGCCATGGTGGCCGGCGAGATCCAGGCCTCATGGATGGTGGGCAAGAACTACCAGGCCTTTGCGCGCGAAGGCACGCTGCCCGCGGGCGGCACGCGCGTGCTGGCCACCTCGGGCGCTTTCGACCACTGCAACATGACCGCCGGCCCGCACATCGACGCCGAGCGCGCCGCCGCCTTCCGCGACATCCTGCTGGCCATGTCCTGGGACGACGCGGCCGTGCGCCCGCTGCTGGAACTCGAAGGCCTGAAGGTCTGGCACCCGGGCCGGGGCACGGGCTACGGCCTGCTGGAGCGCGCGGTGACGGACGAAGCCTTCTACGACACCGAAGGCCGCATCACCGTGCAGGACTACCGCTACTGA
- a CDS encoding acyl-CoA dehydrogenase family protein — MEVLQQLEPLMREIIAPHAAQIDEQALYPRAALDALAGAGLLGLISASDVGGRGKGLAEAVQVVERIAQDCPCTAMVLTMHYCGVALIEPFADDEVRRAIAAGRHVTTLAVSEAGSRSHIWAPTGTATAADAAADDVVHLNALKSMITSAGEADSYVWISRATQGEGNTLWLVDSRLPGLSIPGRFNGMGLRGNASSPIEARDVSVPRARMLGADGEGEAVKGRHLMPFFPTLIATTSIGLMQGALRRAVAHVAGTRFAESGSSLADLPTIRAYLARAQLRLEQARLLRDDTVAAVQAARPDARTRLLQTKAAAAEAALEVTDIAMRVCGGAAFRKELGIERLFRDARAASVMAPTTDVIYDMLGKGMCDAAA; from the coding sequence ATGGAAGTTTTGCAACAACTCGAACCCCTCATGCGCGAGATCATCGCGCCCCACGCCGCGCAGATCGACGAGCAGGCGCTCTACCCGCGTGCCGCGCTGGATGCGCTGGCCGGTGCCGGCCTGCTGGGCCTGATCAGCGCCAGCGACGTGGGCGGCCGGGGCAAGGGCCTGGCCGAGGCGGTGCAGGTCGTGGAGCGCATCGCCCAGGACTGCCCCTGCACGGCCATGGTGCTGACCATGCACTACTGCGGCGTGGCGCTGATCGAGCCCTTTGCCGATGACGAAGTGCGCCGCGCGATCGCGGCCGGGCGCCACGTCACCACGCTGGCCGTGTCCGAGGCCGGCTCGCGCAGCCACATCTGGGCACCCACGGGCACGGCCACGGCCGCCGACGCCGCGGCCGACGACGTCGTCCACCTGAACGCGCTCAAGAGCATGATCACCTCGGCGGGCGAGGCCGACTCCTATGTCTGGATCTCGCGCGCCACGCAGGGCGAGGGCAATACGCTGTGGCTGGTGGACAGCCGGCTGCCGGGCCTGTCCATCCCCGGGCGCTTCAATGGCATGGGGCTGCGCGGCAATGCATCGTCGCCCATCGAGGCGCGCGATGTGAGCGTGCCCCGCGCCCGCATGCTGGGGGCCGATGGCGAGGGCGAGGCCGTCAAGGGCCGCCATCTGATGCCCTTCTTCCCCACGCTGATCGCCACCACCTCCATCGGCCTCATGCAGGGCGCGCTGCGCCGCGCCGTGGCCCATGTGGCGGGCACGCGCTTCGCGGAAAGCGGCAGCTCGCTGGCCGACCTGCCCACCATCCGTGCCTACCTGGCCCGCGCCCAGCTGCGCCTGGAGCAGGCCCGCCTGCTGCGCGACGACACCGTGGCCGCCGTGCAGGCCGCCCGCCCCGATGCGCGCACGCGCCTGCTGCAGACCAAGGCCGCCGCCGCCGAGGCCGCGCTGGAAGTCACCGATATCGCCATGCGCGTGTGCGGCGGCGCTGCCTTCCGCAAGGAGCTGGGCATCGAGCGCCTGTTCCGTGATGCGCGCGCCGCCTCCGTGATGGCACCCACCACCGACGTGATCTACGACATGCTGGGCAAAGGCATGTGCGACGCCGCGGCCTGA
- a CDS encoding methyltransferase family protein, with translation MLELRIPPLVLVALFSAAMAAIARAVPAPLAFAGRWAVAGAFVCAGVAVAWAGVMAFRRQRTTVNPLAPQQASSLVDTGIYRFTRNPMYLGFVLALLGWGVGLGNWACLLLLPVFVGYMNRFQIQPEERALARLFGARFTAYTRAVRRWL, from the coding sequence ATGCTTGAACTCCGCATCCCGCCCCTGGTCCTGGTCGCCCTCTTCTCGGCGGCCATGGCCGCAATCGCCCGGGCCGTACCGGCGCCCCTCGCCTTTGCGGGCAGGTGGGCCGTTGCCGGCGCTTTCGTCTGCGCTGGCGTTGCGGTCGCCTGGGCGGGCGTGATGGCCTTTCGGCGCCAAAGGACCACCGTCAATCCACTCGCGCCGCAGCAGGCCTCCTCGCTGGTGGACACCGGCATCTACCGTTTCACCCGCAACCCCATGTACCTCGGCTTCGTGCTGGCGCTGCTGGGCTGGGGCGTCGGCCTGGGCAACTGGGCCTGCCTGCTGCTGCTGCCGGTGTTCGTCGGCTACATGAACCGGTTCCAGATCCAGCCCGAGGAGCGCGCGCTGGCCCGGCTGTTCGGAGCGCGGTTCACGGCGTATACCCGCGCGGTCCGCCGCTGGCTGTAG
- a CDS encoding sensor domain-containing diguanylate cyclase → MAQVDVMERDRWKTGWPGSGRPIKRDARLVAWLLAVVFVSVSAATAWQLGVARQRTLAEVDTVNRNLAQTLNTYAEGVITQSAMLLLGIAERLEMEGASTVHLERLQHLVNRQEHLLNQLDELLIVDAQGRWLMSSRGAFPEGSDSADRDYFTHHRDDASSGIFIGPPIRSRPSGKWVITISRRYNDGQGRFAGVVVVALGIENFLRLFGKIDIGERGAIALSTPGGRLLVRHPFREQDLGWDFSQSPNFLRHYAGAMSGTASFRSGLDGTERIYAFLRSERYPLMTTVALGRDEALATWRRQALLTLAVVLGLFLAIALIGWRLAAAMRLRSRAECSLVSAREELLDANRRLEVLATQDQLTGLANRRRFDEVLEREARRAAREGTPLSLLLIDLDHFKGYNDAYGHVAGDACLQAVGGALAQAMQRPGDMAARYGGEELAVVLPNTDGAGALQVAERLRARIEGLGLPHRGSRFGHVTASIGVATMAVDERCPGAAAPGAGASGTALALVEAADRALYRAKAAGRNCVQR, encoded by the coding sequence ATGGCGCAGGTGGATGTGATGGAGAGGGATCGATGGAAAACGGGCTGGCCCGGCAGCGGCCGACCCATCAAGCGCGACGCCCGCCTCGTGGCCTGGCTGCTGGCCGTGGTCTTCGTGTCGGTATCGGCCGCCACGGCCTGGCAGCTGGGGGTGGCGCGCCAGCGCACGCTGGCCGAGGTGGATACCGTCAACCGCAACCTGGCGCAGACCCTGAACACCTATGCCGAAGGCGTGATCACCCAGAGCGCCATGCTGTTGCTGGGCATCGCCGAACGGTTGGAAATGGAGGGGGCCAGCACCGTGCACCTCGAGCGCCTGCAGCATCTGGTCAACCGTCAGGAGCATCTGCTCAACCAGCTCGACGAGCTGCTGATCGTGGATGCGCAGGGCCGTTGGCTGATGTCGTCCAGGGGCGCCTTCCCGGAGGGCTCCGACAGCGCGGACCGGGACTACTTCACCCACCACCGGGACGACGCTTCTTCGGGCATCTTCATCGGGCCGCCCATTCGCAGCCGCCCCTCGGGAAAATGGGTGATCACCATCAGCCGGCGCTATAACGACGGACAGGGCCGGTTCGCGGGGGTCGTGGTGGTGGCACTGGGCATAGAGAACTTCCTGCGGCTGTTCGGCAAGATCGACATCGGCGAGCGGGGCGCCATCGCGCTGAGCACGCCCGGCGGCAGGCTGCTGGTGCGCCATCCGTTCCGGGAGCAGGATCTGGGGTGGGATTTCTCGCAGTCGCCCAATTTCCTGCGCCACTATGCGGGGGCGATGTCGGGCACGGCTTCGTTTCGCTCCGGACTGGACGGCACGGAAAGAATCTATGCCTTTCTGCGCAGCGAGCGCTATCCGTTGATGACCACGGTGGCCCTGGGGCGCGACGAGGCATTGGCCACATGGCGGCGCCAGGCGCTGCTGACGCTGGCGGTGGTGCTGGGGCTGTTCCTGGCGATCGCGCTGATCGGCTGGCGGCTGGCGGCGGCGATGCGGCTGCGCTCGCGGGCTGAATGCTCCCTGGTCAGTGCGCGCGAGGAGCTGCTGGACGCCAATCGCCGCCTGGAGGTGCTGGCCACGCAGGACCAGCTCACGGGCCTGGCCAACCGCCGCCGCTTCGACGAGGTGCTGGAGCGCGAGGCCCGCCGCGCGGCGCGCGAGGGCACGCCGCTGTCGCTGCTGCTGATCGACCTGGACCATTTCAAGGGCTACAACGACGCCTATGGCCATGTGGCGGGCGACGCCTGCCTGCAGGCCGTGGGCGGTGCGCTGGCCCAGGCCATGCAGCGGCCCGGCGACATGGCGGCGCGCTATGGCGGGGAGGAGCTGGCCGTGGTCCTGCCCAATACCGACGGGGCCGGCGCGTTGCAGGTGGCCGAGCGGCTGCGCGCGCGCATCGAGGGCCTGGGCCTGCCGCACCGTGGGAGCCGTTTCGGCCATGTGACGGCCAGCATCGGCGTGGCCACCATGGCCGTGGATGAGCGATGCCCAGGCGCCGCAGCGCCGGGCGCCGGCGCGTCGGGCACGGCCCTGGCCCTGGTGGAAGCGGCGGACCGCGCACTCTACCGCGCCAAGGCCGCGGGCCGCAACTGCGTGCAGCGTTGA
- a CDS encoding MarR family winged helix-turn-helix transcriptional regulator, protein MTDAPDLESRAAPDDHQALRLWLRLLTCTTLIEGEIRNRLRTEFDTTLPRFDLMAQLQRAPEGMKMGELSRHMMVTNGNITGIADQLEKEGLVVRAKVESDRRSSVLQLTPLGRKTFARMAKAHEAWIMGMFGDMPEASRNALYRALGELKQQVVASRAPLD, encoded by the coding sequence ATGACCGACGCCCCCGACCTCGAATCCCGCGCCGCGCCCGACGACCACCAGGCCCTGCGCCTGTGGCTGCGGCTGCTGACATGCACCACCCTCATAGAGGGCGAGATCCGCAACCGTCTGCGCACCGAATTCGACACCACCCTGCCCCGCTTCGACCTCATGGCCCAGTTGCAGCGCGCGCCCGAGGGCATGAAGATGGGGGAGTTGTCGCGCCACATGATGGTCACCAACGGCAACATCACCGGCATTGCCGACCAGCTCGAGAAGGAAGGCCTGGTGGTGCGCGCCAAGGTCGAGTCCGACCGGCGCAGTTCGGTGCTGCAGCTCACGCCGCTGGGCCGCAAGACGTTCGCGCGCATGGCCAAGGCGCATGAGGCCTGGATCATGGGCATGTTCGGCGACATGCCCGAGGCCAGCCGCAATGCCTTGTACCGCGCCCTGGGCGAGCTCAAGCAGCAGGTGGTGGCCAGCCGCGCGCCCTTGGATTGA
- a CDS encoding alpha/beta hydrolase, with protein sequence MPALYRQYDRAGLDVQYNARATVPDITPIIQAYADESRAARHSLPCALDVPYGPHADELLDIFPAAEGTAPATGAPVFVFIHGGYWRLLSKDDSSSMAPAFTRAGAVVVAFNYSLAPAVTLDRIVDQTRRALAWAHAHIARYGGDPRRIHICGSSAGGHLAGMLLAGGWHAAYGVPEDVVRGAAPLSGLFDLRPLVHTHINEWMRMDAQDALRNSPALLPPGAGCPLIVSYGASETDEFKRQSDDYLAAWRAHGYPGQYVAMPGTNHFDIVLTLNDPSSPLTRAILAQMDLQSMAQPACPPQSPQ encoded by the coding sequence ATGCCCGCACTCTACCGCCAATATGACCGCGCCGGACTCGATGTCCAGTACAACGCCCGTGCGACGGTGCCCGACATCACGCCCATCATCCAGGCCTATGCCGACGAGAGCCGCGCCGCGCGCCACAGCCTGCCCTGCGCGCTGGACGTGCCCTACGGCCCGCATGCCGACGAATTGCTGGACATCTTCCCCGCCGCCGAAGGCACGGCGCCGGCCACGGGCGCGCCGGTCTTCGTCTTCATCCACGGCGGCTACTGGCGGCTGCTGTCCAAGGACGACTCCAGCAGCATGGCGCCCGCCTTCACGCGCGCCGGCGCCGTGGTCGTGGCCTTCAATTACTCGCTGGCCCCTGCCGTGACGCTGGACCGCATCGTGGACCAGACCCGCCGCGCCCTGGCCTGGGCGCATGCCCACATCGCACGTTACGGCGGCGATCCGCGCCGCATCCACATCTGCGGCAGTTCGGCGGGCGGCCACCTGGCCGGCATGCTGCTGGCCGGCGGATGGCATGCGGCCTATGGCGTGCCCGAGGATGTGGTACGCGGCGCCGCGCCATTGTCGGGCCTGTTCGATCTGCGCCCCCTGGTGCACACCCACATCAACGAATGGATGCGCATGGATGCGCAGGACGCGCTGCGCAACAGCCCCGCCCTGCTGCCGCCGGGCGCGGGCTGCCCGCTGATCGTGAGCTACGGGGCCAGCGAGACCGACGAATTCAAGCGCCAAAGCGATGACTACCTGGCCGCCTGGCGCGCACACGGCTACCCGGGACAGTATGTGGCCATGCCGGGAACCAACCATTTCGACATCGTGCTCACGCTCAACGATCCTTCCAGCCCGCTGACGCGCGCCATCCTCGCGCAAATGGACCTGCAGTCCATGGCGCAGCCCGCTTGCCCACCGCAGAGCCCGCAATGA
- a CDS encoding ABC transporter substrate-binding protein — protein MRFVTTLVAAAVLSPAFATADTIKVGIANDISGPFSALGAEARDGFNLAIKQLGGKLGGQPAEFLQTDMGGNPDQARQLVTRYIQRDKVDFFTGPIGSNVALAVGPALFGAKVPYLSNNPGPSQFAGAQCNAFWFGTSYQNDAFHEAAGKLAADRGFKKMFIMAPDYPAGKDALTGFKRGYKTAPGEEVYTKLGQIDYAAELAQIRAARPDAVYIFLPGGMGINFVKQFVSTGLSQSVKLIGPGFSADEDVIQAVGEPMLGMVNTAQWAHDLDVPQNKAFVEAFRKEYKGRNPSVYAAQAYDVIMAMDAAVKQAGGKASDRQAIVRALEKADYASVRGPFTYGKNHYPIQAYYQRVIEKDASGRITNKLVGKVFDKYQDVYVNDCKM, from the coding sequence ATGCGTTTCGTCACCACCCTCGTGGCCGCCGCCGTCCTGTCGCCGGCATTTGCCACGGCCGACACCATCAAGGTCGGCATCGCCAACGACATCTCGGGCCCGTTCTCGGCGCTGGGGGCCGAGGCCCGCGACGGCTTCAACCTCGCCATCAAGCAGCTCGGCGGCAAGCTGGGCGGCCAGCCGGCCGAGTTCCTGCAGACCGACATGGGCGGCAATCCCGACCAGGCGCGCCAGCTGGTCACGCGCTACATCCAGCGCGACAAGGTCGATTTCTTCACGGGGCCCATCGGCTCCAACGTGGCCCTGGCCGTGGGGCCGGCACTGTTCGGCGCCAAGGTGCCGTACCTGTCGAACAACCCCGGCCCCAGCCAGTTCGCGGGCGCGCAGTGCAATGCGTTCTGGTTCGGCACCTCCTACCAGAACGATGCCTTCCACGAGGCGGCCGGCAAGCTGGCGGCCGATCGCGGCTTCAAGAAGATGTTCATCATGGCGCCCGACTATCCGGCCGGCAAGGATGCGCTGACCGGCTTCAAGCGCGGCTACAAGACCGCGCCCGGCGAGGAGGTCTACACCAAGCTGGGCCAGATCGACTACGCGGCCGAGCTGGCCCAGATCCGCGCGGCCAGGCCCGATGCGGTCTACATCTTCCTGCCGGGCGGCATGGGCATCAACTTCGTCAAGCAGTTCGTGTCCACGGGCCTGTCGCAAAGCGTCAAGCTGATCGGCCCGGGCTTTTCGGCCGACGAGGACGTGATCCAGGCCGTGGGCGAGCCCATGCTGGGCATGGTCAACACGGCGCAGTGGGCGCATGACCTGGACGTGCCGCAGAACAAGGCCTTCGTCGAGGCCTTCCGCAAGGAGTACAAGGGCCGCAACCCCTCGGTCTACGCGGCCCAGGCCTATGACGTGATCATGGCCATGGACGCGGCCGTCAAGCAGGCCGGCGGCAAGGCCTCGGACCGCCAGGCCATCGTCCGTGCGCTGGAAAAAGCCGACTACGCCTCGGTGCGCGGCCCCTTCACCTACGGCAAGAACCACTATCCCATCCAGGCCTACTACCAGCGCGTGATCGAGAAGGACGCCAGCGGCCGCATCACCAACAAGCTGGTGGGCAAGGTCTTCGACAAGTACCAGGACGTCTACGTCAACGACTGCAAGATGTGA
- a CDS encoding branched-chain amino acid ABC transporter permease, which yields MTWTLLLEQLLNGLQFGLMLFLIAAGLTLVFGIMDIMNLAHGSLYMAGAYVAAETLQRTGSFTAAVLVAAVATGVAGVVLEWVLIRRLAVRDHLAQVLGSYAVILIANDLVKMVWGPAPVMLNMPAALSGPVQLLPDLMYPAYRLMIIVFGLAAALGLYLFVTRTRAGVLVRAGASNRQMATLMGVRVPLLFLGVFTLGAMLAAVAGALLGPITSVQVGMGEDILILVLVCIVIGGIGSIRGALVGALLVGMVDTAGRAFLPMLLRQVFSPAVASSVGPTLAAISIYVLMAAVLVYRPSGLFPARG from the coding sequence ATGACGTGGACGCTGCTCTTGGAGCAATTGCTCAACGGCCTGCAGTTCGGGCTGATGCTGTTTCTGATCGCCGCCGGGCTGACCCTGGTGTTCGGCATCATGGACATCATGAACCTGGCCCATGGCTCGCTGTACATGGCGGGCGCCTATGTGGCGGCCGAGACCCTGCAGCGCACGGGCTCGTTCACGGCGGCCGTGCTGGTGGCGGCCGTGGCCACGGGCGTGGCGGGCGTGGTGCTGGAGTGGGTGCTGATCCGGCGGCTGGCCGTGCGCGACCACCTGGCCCAGGTGCTGGGCAGCTATGCCGTGATCCTGATCGCCAATGACCTGGTCAAGATGGTCTGGGGGCCGGCGCCCGTGATGCTGAACATGCCGGCCGCGCTGTCCGGGCCCGTGCAGCTGCTGCCCGATCTCATGTACCCGGCCTACCGGCTGATGATCATCGTCTTCGGCCTGGCCGCCGCGCTGGGCCTGTACCTGTTCGTCACGCGCACCCGGGCTGGCGTGCTGGTGCGGGCCGGCGCCTCCAACCGCCAGATGGCCACGCTGATGGGCGTGCGCGTGCCGCTGCTGTTCCTGGGCGTGTTCACGCTGGGGGCCATGCTGGCGGCGGTGGCGGGAGCGCTGCTGGGGCCCATCACCTCGGTGCAGGTGGGCATGGGCGAGGACATCCTCATCCTCGTGCTGGTGTGCATCGTGATCGGCGGCATCGGCTCCATCCGTGGCGCCCTGGTCGGCGCCCTGCTGGTGGGCATGGTGGACACGGCGGGGCGGGCCTTCCTGCCCATGCTGCTGCGCCAGGTGTTCTCGCCGGCCGTGGCCTCCAGCGTGGGGCCTACGCTGGCGGCGATCTCCATCTACGTGCTGATGGCGGCGGTGCTGGTGTACCGTCCTTCGGGCCTTTTCCCCGCGCGAGGCTGA
- a CDS encoding branched-chain amino acid ABC transporter permease, with translation MVRRNLLWSALALLALALFPLVAPALGLDFYISFVRRVLIYALAATSLNLILGYGGMVALGHAAFFGAGAYAVGILAMHGVTSALVAWPAAALLAGLLAAVTGAISLRTRGVYFIMITLAFAQMLFYIFISLRQYGGEDGLNLPGHSVLPGLDLGHDATFYYVVLALFAVLMALFGRLVQSRFGKALQGVRENESRMESMGYPVYRLKLVALMLGGAVAGLAGALLANHNLFISPSLMHWTQSANLLIMVLVGGIGLRWGGVAGAVVMLVLEEVLRMWTEYWHLPLGLLLLCVVFGAPRGLVGLWPARGRQA, from the coding sequence ATGGTGCGACGCAATCTTCTCTGGAGCGCGCTCGCGCTGCTGGCCCTGGCCCTGTTCCCCCTGGTCGCACCGGCGCTGGGGCTGGATTTCTACATCTCCTTCGTGCGCCGCGTGCTGATCTATGCGCTGGCCGCCACCAGCCTGAACCTGATCCTGGGCTATGGCGGCATGGTGGCGCTGGGGCATGCGGCCTTCTTCGGCGCGGGCGCCTATGCCGTGGGCATCCTGGCCATGCACGGCGTGACCTCGGCCCTGGTGGCCTGGCCGGCCGCCGCGCTGCTGGCCGGGCTGCTGGCGGCCGTCACGGGCGCCATTTCGCTGCGCACGCGCGGCGTGTACTTCATCATGATCACGCTGGCCTTCGCGCAGATGCTGTTCTACATCTTCATCTCCCTGCGCCAGTACGGCGGCGAGGACGGGCTGAACCTGCCCGGCCATTCCGTGCTGCCGGGGCTGGACCTGGGCCATGACGCCACGTTCTACTACGTGGTGCTGGCGCTGTTCGCCGTGCTGATGGCCCTGTTCGGGCGGCTGGTCCAGTCGCGCTTCGGCAAGGCGCTGCAGGGCGTGCGCGAGAATGAATCGCGCATGGAGTCCATGGGCTACCCGGTCTACCGGCTCAAGCTCGTGGCCCTCATGCTCGGCGGCGCCGTGGCGGGGCTGGCCGGTGCGCTGCTGGCCAACCACAACCTGTTCATCTCGCCCAGCCTCATGCACTGGACCCAGTCGGCCAACCTGCTGATCATGGTGCTGGTGGGCGGCATCGGCCTGCGCTGGGGCGGCGTGGCCGGCGCGGTGGTGATGCTGGTGCTGGAGGAGGTGCTGCGCATGTGGACCGAGTACTGGCACCTGCCGCTGGGCCTGCTGCTGCTGTGCGTGGTGTTCGGCGCGCCGCGCGGCCTGGTGGGGCTGTGGCCCGCGCGCGGGAGGCAGGCATGA
- a CDS encoding ABC transporter ATP-binding protein: MSGAAPFTPALEARGLVRRFGALLATDHVSLSLAPGEIHALIGPNGAGKSTLIHLLSGTLAADAGTLALSGRDVTALSAHQRVAAGLSRSFQITNIFKQSSVLDNLVLAVQAHAGSSFHFWRPRAAETALYEQARALACECAIDAGLLERPAGTLPHGEQRKLEFALALAARPGVLLLDEPMAGMGPDETLRLTELIESLRGRAAMLLVEHDMQAVFRLADRISVLVYGRIIATGTPDEIRANAEVRQAYLGDEEEGA; encoded by the coding sequence ATGAGCGGGGCAGCACCCTTCACGCCGGCCCTGGAGGCCAGGGGGCTGGTGAGGCGCTTCGGGGCGCTGCTGGCCACGGACCATGTCTCGCTGTCGCTGGCGCCCGGCGAGATCCATGCGCTGATCGGCCCCAATGGCGCGGGCAAGTCCACGCTGATCCACCTGCTGTCGGGCACGCTGGCGGCCGATGCGGGCACGCTGGCGCTGTCGGGTCGCGACGTGACGGCGCTCAGCGCCCACCAGCGCGTGGCAGCCGGCCTGTCGCGGTCCTTCCAGATCACCAACATCTTCAAGCAGTCCAGCGTGCTGGACAACCTGGTGCTGGCCGTGCAGGCGCATGCGGGCAGCAGTTTCCACTTCTGGCGGCCGCGCGCGGCCGAGACCGCGCTGTACGAGCAGGCCCGCGCGCTGGCGTGCGAATGCGCCATCGATGCCGGCCTGCTGGAGCGCCCGGCCGGCACGCTGCCGCACGGCGAGCAGCGCAAGCTGGAGTTCGCGCTGGCCCTGGCCGCGCGGCCCGGCGTGCTGCTGCTGGACGAGCCCATGGCCGGCATGGGGCCGGACGAGACGCTGCGCCTGACCGAGCTGATCGAGTCGCTGCGCGGGCGCGCGGCCATGCTGCTGGTGGAACACGACATGCAGGCCGTGTTCCGCCTGGCCGACCGTATCTCGGTGCTGGTCTACGGCCGCATCATCGCCACGGGCACGCCCGACGAGATACGCGCCAATGCCGAGGTGCGCCAGGCCTACCTGGGTGATGAAGAGGAGGGCGCGTGA